In Acidobacteriota bacterium, the sequence CACGGCCGTGCGCGGGTGGGTCAGTCCCTTCAGGCCGAAGATGAAGAGGACCGAGGCGACGAGGTACGCGATGTTGATGAGAGAGTCTCGCAGGGCGTCCACAGTCGGCTCCTCCGCTCAGTTCTTCTTCTTGAACATGCCGAGCATGCGGTGCGTCACGAGGAACCCGCCGACGACGTTCGTCGTGGCGAAGACGACCGCGAGGAAGCCGAGGATCGTCGACAGCCGGCTGTCGGTGGCCGCCGCGATCATCGCGCCGATGATGGTGATGCCCGAGATCGCGTTCGACCCGGACATGAGCGGGGTGTGGAGCAGCGGCGGAACCTTGGTGATGATTTCGAAGCCCACGAAGATTGCGAGCACGAAGACCGTGAAGAGCATCACGAACGCGTCCATCAGTTGGCCCTCCCTTCGGCGGGCGCGAGTCCCAGCAGCTCGCAGAGCCGCGGGTGCACGACCGCGCCCCCGTGCGTAACGAGCGTCTCGACGACGATCTCGTCGCTCGCGTCGGTGGTGATCGTGCCGCTCTTGGCCAGGTGCTGGAAGAAGGTCACCATGTTCTTCGCGAACATCTGGCTCGCGTGGTACGGCACCGTCGCCGGCAGGTTCACCGGGCCGAGGATGCTGACGCCGTCGACGACGACCGTTTCGCCAGGCGTCGTGAGCTCGCAGTTGCCCCCGCGCTCGGCTGCGAGGTCGACGATCACCGAGCCGGTGTGCATGCCCGCGACCATGTCGGCCGTGACGAGCACCGGCGCCTTCTTGCCGGGCACCGCAGCCGTCGTGATCACCACGTCGCTTGCGGCGATCACCTTGCTCATGAGCTCCCGCTGGCGCTGGTAGAACGATTCGTCCTGCGCCTTCGCGTAGCCGCCCTTGTCTTCCGCGCCGGCCGCCTCGATCGGCAGTTCCACGAACTTCGCGCCAAGGCTCTGAATCTGCTCCTTGACGGCCGGCCGCACGTCGTACGCCTCGACCTTCGCCCCGAGGCGACGCGCCGAGGCGATCGCCTGGAGCCCCGCGACGCCGGCCCCGACGACGAAGACCTTCGCCGGCGAGATGGTGCCGGCCGCCGTCATCATCATCGGGAACATCCGCGGGAGCGCCTCGGCGGCGAGCAGCACGGCCTTGTAGCCGGCGATGGTCGCCATCGACGAGAGCACGTCCATGCTCTGCGCGCGCGTGATGCGAGGGATCAACTCGAGGGCGAAGAAGGTCGCGCCCTTCGCCGCGAGCGACTTCGCCGCGTCGAGCGCGGTCAGCGGCTCACCGAGGCCGATCAGCGTCTGTCCGGCGCGGACGAGCGCCAGGTCGGCTTCGCCCGCGTCGGGGTTCGCCCCGAGGCTGCGCACCTGGAAGACGACGTCGGCCGCGGCGAAGACCTCCGCTCGGGCCGCGAGCGTCGCACCCTTGTCGACGTACTCCTGGTCGGGGAAGCCGGCCGACAGCCCCGCCCCGGTCTCGAGCAGGACCGAGTGACCGGCTTTCGTCAGTGGTGGCACGAGGGAGGGGACGAGCGCCACGCGCCGTTCTCCCGGAAACGTCTCTTTGAGGATACCTATGTGCATAGAGCGGTCCAGGGGCAGGGTCGGAGGGCCGGGCACATTCTACGTCCTTTAGCAGGGCTGGTGCCAATGCGCAGAACGGCCGGATCTTGGCGGCTGGTGCCCGCGAATCCCCCTGAGTGACGGAATCCCGGCACCTTCCGGGAGCCCGGCCGTCTCGCGCCTTTCGACTGCACCCCGGAGTTGGCCGGCACCCGTAATGATCCCCGACCGGCGAACCCCACGCGAGCGAGTTCCGTCAAACGAGGGCGACACGAGAAGACGATTGCGGCCTTCAGGGCCGCCGAGGCACGAGATGACCAAGTCACGGAAGCGAGTGGCGTTCTGGGTGGGGATTGGCGTGGCGGTGGCGACCGCGGCGGGCGTGGCCGCCACGCGCGGCAACGGCAAGGTCGAGTTCGACCCGGCGCGGCTGGCGACGGCCGAGATTGGGACGATGACGACGTCGGTCGTCGCGACCGGCAAGATCGAACCCATCAC encodes:
- a CDS encoding NAD(P) transhydrogenase subunit alpha — encoded protein: MDAFVMLFTVFVLAIFVGFEIITKVPPLLHTPLMSGSNAISGITIIGAMIAAATDSRLSTILGFLAVVFATTNVVGGFLVTHRMLGMFKKKN
- a CDS encoding Re/Si-specific NAD(P)(+) transhydrogenase subunit alpha → MHIGILKETFPGERRVALVPSLVPPLTKAGHSVLLETGAGLSAGFPDQEYVDKGATLAARAEVFAAADVVFQVRSLGANPDAGEADLALVRAGQTLIGLGEPLTALDAAKSLAAKGATFFALELIPRITRAQSMDVLSSMATIAGYKAVLLAAEALPRMFPMMMTAAGTISPAKVFVVGAGVAGLQAIASARRLGAKVEAYDVRPAVKEQIQSLGAKFVELPIEAAGAEDKGGYAKAQDESFYQRQRELMSKVIAASDVVITTAAVPGKKAPVLVTADMVAGMHTGSVIVDLAAERGGNCELTTPGETVVVDGVSILGPVNLPATVPYHASQMFAKNMVTFFQHLAKSGTITTDASDEIVVETLVTHGGAVVHPRLCELLGLAPAEGRAN